The Coccidioides posadasii str. Silveira chromosome 2, complete sequence genomic interval GCAGgcatcagaagaaaagattctttctttcttctctttttactGCTTTTCAAGAGGTCTGTCAACAGCATCACAATAACCaagtactttcatatgaacctccaatagaagtttgcaaaacccaggaatacctgaatatcatgaaaactttaaggcaagggccactccataatcatctgtacccactttgggttcatcttgatatcttcattatcaatgatatattcaaggTATGAGATCATTCaccttttgaaagtgcacttagcaagctttgcaaataacTGGTATTTCCTTAGAcacttcataactagtctaatgtgtttctcatgctctccctctgagactgagaaaataagaatgtcatctaggtaaactacacagcatacatcaatcaggcctgccagcactctattgatataggactggaagatcactggtgtgtttgacaattcaaaagacatgacaaggtactcaaaactcccaaactttgtataaaacatggtcttccattcatcttcttctttgattctaatctggtggtaggcattatgtaggtctaccttggaaaagtagcatgctcctgccaactggcttaacatctcatctatTAACAGCAAGgagtaacagttcttcaTTATAATTGCATTAAGACCATGATAATtaacacagagtctgagttcttcatcagctttgggtgcaaacaacactggagcccctgtCAGACTTTGTGACAGAcatattcaactcttgcataacttgttcttgatgtactctcataggatctctgtctgcttgggcaATAGTCCATAGATTAGCATGTATGGGAGCTTATAGCTGTTTTTAAGGACAATCAGgtgactgatctttattaattccagcaactctgccactttttcttctgagaaaatatctttgtagtctctcaatcactcaggtacttctgtcaggacttggttgttaTCTGATGCAAAAATAGCATAAGAGAGTTCATTCTTGATATGCACTgctcagagaaatctacctgcattcagaagttccactgttttctctgagagtcagtaatattacatcttgttcttccagtctatgtccaggttgaaatcttctaaccacagcatgcctagaactatattcacatcaaCCATGTTGATCACCATAAACATACATTTTTccacctttgtggtccccatgaagtccattatagtgagttagaccttgtagatgccataccaatcagcctcagctccatTTGACATCTCAATAACTCCCATGggcatctctggttgatcccagtccaattgggacaccagtttgtaggagatactgtccactgtgatacctgagtccaacagtacAGCTTACTCCAtaagaccacctgacagtgtagtcagtgtggctgacaggcacatactgtgcctgcttgccttctctattgggttaacaccccatctttctaatgtttgacctgggtcttgcatgggctttgcagcccTAGTCTTTGCCTGATCCTCATCCTTTTTGTCTGTCCactggaacttgttggagctgtttgtatagaactttgctctatggTCTGGTTGGCcatatcttagacagagctcttcattcattcattatttgtgttcctcttccaatatttttggaagtggtttcaccagcatcttctttatttgtggataaccttcttcattgtcttgttgggatgcacctttctcttgagagattgagatttttcatttcttcttattttggttcttgttccactgactttgcttcttcttttctagaatggactcaataagcatcacttgttcttataattctataactatttttggttggtgttgcagtttattcagttcagcctggatgattggtctgagcttcatcCATAGAAAGGGTAtacaaaagaattcatctggtaaactgtccaggtcctgttcaagttcagcaatgtatgtAAAAAATGAGGGTATGGATTGGTTCTCTCATTGAACAgtgtcatgataatgctgcattgtgCCTTGACTAtgagttatcttgagttcaacatcattcttacaccacatcttgaattcattTCATGatgtgggtagttgttctctctctattctcAATATCTgtcaatgcatctggggtttgtcacaaaaatagctggacacccaatcaattctgactgcatctggtgtcttttataatgatttcctcaggcaaaactgctgtcttattgaagctaaccacaatttgcacttgccaagtgatttgccatggtagtaagatgcttttgatgGCTTTAcattatcaaaatcatctgactcctctatcagtcttgtgtgtaaggggaactctaaagaaaaatcatcattcactattctctgttcatattctatctgcttctgcagcctgcatatcttgttttgttcatgtatgtctgctagattcttttgcagacatgtcttcttttcttcaagagtctcctctcttcagatttcatccaatgtattgagaggtgtatctctgttgcccatatcatctgctggtgtcttgctggtggtgacTCTACTGCTACtagcaccttcatcaatgttcatcttcttcacattggtgtctatctctgttgggtctgcaatgtggggtgttgttgtggtttatctcatgggtcttgatggcattgtactgacttaggcaattgtatGTTGAAGCATTTagaatgttaggggaactggttgtagattatatagattttcccaggattagagatatgaaagagctaagtagatacaacacctgcaactgatgggagagagttgtgtgtaaaatataggggtcccctcacttgaagactgaatgctggggttcccacaatctatgtgaattgtgtgatccttatacattcagcattggggtcacatgaatacccctgaacatctgatgttgtctgatgcttggttggtctaggtctacgtttgTAACAGTTTTTGACTTGAAAGTAAATGCTGACAGCTACATTACCTTCTTCTGTGCTAGATGGGTCATATGCAGTAATTTCCAACACCCTGGCCTCAATTTTGACAAGACTGCTGCATCCATAGTCACTGAATCAGCTATCAAGCTCACACTTATAAAAATAGCAGTTGAAGATATGCACTGCAAACAAGTTGATATAGTTACAGCCTACTTGCATGCCATACTTAAGCACCATAAGATCTACATGAGCCTTCCAACTggaacagaaagaaaaggcttTGTCTGCAGACTCTGGCAAGCTCTGTACAGACTGAAGCAAGCAGGACATCTTTGGCAGAAGACCTTCACAAAAGCTCTCATGGAGATCAGTTTAAAGCCACTAAAGGATACAGATCCATGTGTATTCATAGACAAAGAGTCTGGCCTGCTACTAATAATCTACATTGACAACACCCTTATTGCTGCTCCTACAAAAGAAACCATCACTGATTTCAAAAACAAGCTGTCCAACCATTTCTCTATAAAATCTCTAGGCAAACCATCAAGATTCCTAGGTTGCAAAATTGAACAAGATTGTATGAAGTGAATAATCTACCTCTCCCAAGAATCATATGTTCAAAAGGTTCTTGCCAAATTCTACATGAGTGGCTCAACAATCCAGACTACCTCTATGGCAGAAGGAGTACAGCTTACACAGAAGCCTGAGTCTAGTTCAGTAGTTGCTGAAAGCATTGTAAACTGGCTGCAACAGCTTCTTGGAGCTCTCAATTGGCTCTTGATAAAGAGCCACTCTGATATTACATTGGCTGTCAACAAACTCCAACAATTCACTACAAAGCTAACACTAGAGCATCTAGGATATAGCAAACAAATACTGTGTTATTTGAAAGGATCTCCCACACTAGACCTAACTCTCAGAGGCACCCCAAAGCCTGAAATCCCAGAATTACAAGTCTATGTGGATGCTAGTCATCAAGACTGCAAGGAAGGACACTCAACAGAAGCATACATATTATTTTATATAGGAACTCCCATTGCATGGAGCTCAAAATGCCAAAAGATCATTACACTGTCAAGCACAGTAGCAGAATTTTGTGCTCTTGATTCTGCTGTGAAGAAAGCACTCTGGATTCAGAAGCTCTTACAAGATCTCAATCTTCCAGAAAAAGCTCTGATTCCTATATATACAGATAGTGTGAATGCTATAGCACTAGCTCACAAGCCAACATACACACCAGCCACCAGGTGGATGGATACATGTTGGTTCTTCATGaaggagcttctcaaagaGGAAAGGGTGAAACTCTACCATATACCAGAAACAGAGAATCCAGCAGACAGCTTGACAAAGCCACttggaaaacaaaaatttaaagaattcttacagatGTTGAATCTCAACAACATGAATCCTACATTCACACTCACTTGATTAGGATGACACAAACACTGGCAGAAGTGGCATAACCCATAACAACATTACACCAGCAACAGATTTGGAGCTCAACCTCCAATTTGGACTTCCACTTACCATTTACTAAGAAATATTCCACTCATTTGGTTATTGAATCAGCTTGGATCCTGGATTTGTTGAATTTATGTATTTAGAAATTTGTCTTCTCCCAGTACTCACTGGAGCCTAGGGGGCGGTGTCAagacactagtctctatgtagttagtctccagcttagcggctcggatcttctttgatccaaTGCAGAGTTTTCGTCTCGCTTCTCATCCCACAATCCTTAGGATGAGGGGAGCGAGAGCACGCACATCTATTGAGTTCACGTTCCGTGGTTTCTATAGCTTCCGCATATGGTTAGTAGCCTCGTAGGTCCTTCCGAGATTATGTCTTCAGAGACTCTAGATCTAGTTAAATGGCTCTGGCTGTacaaagagcagcaagatcAGGAAGATCAACAGCTAATTCAGCAGCTCAACAGCTATAAGAGCAAAATAGCAGCAAGGAGGCTTTAAactcagcagcagcaagataTTCATGCCTATTTTCAAGGCGCACCCCCTATATAGTGAATTCCCCTATATAATGAATCGAACAAGCTTCCAAATTTAAATCGCTATAGCGGGGATCTACTGTATTAGCGATACATTATACTAGACTGGGCCGAGCTATGTGGTATTTGGTATAGCTAAGAAGTACGAGCACAGGGATATTGCTCCCCTACGAGGTACTACATCTGCCGCCTTGGAGAGGCATGCCTGCTGGGATTGAAGTACGCTTGTCTGTCTCGATTACAGTTCCAGCGAATATCTGCGCAATGTTTATTATTACTGACTAAGTTTGAGGAAAATATGATGTTGACAGGAGTTGTGGCATACATCCCTGTGGTTTTAAGGTAGAAGGTGGGCAGTGTTCGAATGACAAAGACATTTTCTGGGGCAGTAATTCTCTAGAAAGACGATTTCCCTTGTCGTATGACTTGACTACCTCCCTGGAATGAAAAATTTCTTTTTCCGTCTCTAGCCATTTCGAGGTGCAAATGGGAGAGTCTAGAGAGAGCTACACGATCGAGATCTGCTCAGAAGCTACATTCATTTGAACCAGTAACTTATTCCTGATTTGCAAAGCAAGCATACATAGTAAACAGGGCGTTATTAAGATCTGCAATACCAATTTCTAGTAGGAAGAAAATCGGTGTAAACAAATTTATTATTGAAGTCCTACCTGGGAGAAGTATTCCTGTTATCATGACCACATAAAGGAGCTAGTTGCAAGAACTATACATCAATACTCATGACATCTGCATATATTTATTGATATTAAATGCAATaaaaaagggcaaaaaaacAACGTGAACAACACAGGATCAAGAAGGCATAGAGTAACTGCCAATGCCCAATCAGGTGCCAGCCATCacacaaaaagaaaataacatGCCTGGGACCCAAAAAAGGATACACAGCCATATTTTGAGAGTGAAAGtaataaaaaaagaacaacTTTGTCtgacaagaaagaaaaacaacgAGCAACGACGCCTGCAAAACCCAAGCCTGATAGTAGTTGGGAAAACGTATCCAAACCCAACCAAACCAAAACCACCCTGATGCGTTAAAATGAGTCAAGGCATTGAGGAATATAATCACATATTGTAGAAAACGAATATACAAGGTTCAAAGATGCGGTTAGAGCTTTGTCAATGAGGGTATATGGGGTTGGGAAGGGGAAAGCAAGGAGATATGGTCCCCAATGCGAAATGTTACTCCAAGTCAAAAATTGGAAGTGTACACATCCTATAAACTCCGTGAGAAAGAGGTTCAATGTTCAAATGAGCAGAATGGTCAAAAAGGTACAAGCGAAGATTATAGTGATCTGAGGAGTCCTCCACATAACATTCGTGAATTTTCCAAAACTGGGTTGTCAAGTTCTTGCGCTAAACGTGACCGTTAACAGCGGTAGCGTTGGGAGCAGATCTTCCTGTTACAGAAGCTGTCGCTGCAGCCCCATTTACAGCATTGCTATTGTCAACATCCATGCTATCGTCGTTTGATAGAGTAGTCTGGGACGCCCCTGTAGGATTCTCGGCACCATCTACACCATTGACATCACCTTTTTGGTCAGTGGGGTTCCCGTTTTCTTTTATTCCGTTCAATTTCGACGCAGGTTCAACTTTGATGGGGCTATGAGAACCGGCGAGGTGTGAATTGTCTGTACCATCTGCACTGGTAGCACCGAGCGTACTGGGAttcttcttcactttcttctTGCTCGGTTCAGAAAGTCCGGACTTGATAGCAGTAATACCCGACGAGGGTGGTGCGGGTCGCTTCTGAGGGCTGGTAGTCACTGCCTGGCCTGTTAGAGGCGGGATCTTGCCAGACGCTGGCACGCGGGGCCGTGCTGCGTTAGGACGTTGTTTTGGCGGCAGTTCTAGATCTTCTACCAGTGGCTCGTCGTTGTTGGCGTGCAATTTTGCCAAGAAGAAATTTTGAACTAGGCCAATGTGTTGTGGGAGTGTTTGCAGTGATATTCGTGGATAGGGTTGAGGAGTCGGGAATAATGCAGATACCGCTTGCGACGAGCTTGAAAACAAGTTAGTATTGGCAAAGAGCAATTGAAACAGGGTGGTCAAGTCAACGTACTTTAGATTTTGAGCTTGGTGTGCATGATACATCCGGTTCTGGAGAAGATGCAGAGGGACGCTCAGGCTCGAAAGACCAAATTCTTTATCGAGTCCAAGTTCCTTGAACCCAAAGAAATCTTCGTCGATGTCTTCAGCAAAATCACCACCAATAAACTGTTCACTTCCATCGTTGAAAGCACTCGAGCCATCACCAGCAGTATCATTGAAAGCTGGTCTCAGCAACTCTGCGAGATGAGCCTTTAAACGCTCATGGATCACACCAAGCTTGGCTCCATGGCGATCAACATCGTCCTTAACATAAGATTCCAGGGTTTCCACATCTGTCCCAACCGACTGAAGCGTGTGAAGGATCATTTGTTCTTGGGTGTAAGGACGCTTCCATTGGTGTTGATTTGATGAGGTAGAAGCTTGCTCTGAACTGGCAACTTTCGGCGATTCCATGTACGATTTAAGGGTGGCTccgattttgaagaagaaatcgGCAGCGATATCGGTGACAGCGTCCAACGCTGATGGCTGGTATTCTTCGAAGCCGGTATGATAAAGAACTTTTGCAACGGATCGCTGAAGGGCAGCTCTGCAAACCCAGGGACTTATAACTGGCCCTTCATCATTCATTACATGTGGATGGACGTCTTGCTCTACGAGCGGCTCGGGTTGATACTTCTGGAACTGGTTTTGATACATCTGGAAGAGTTTATTAAACCCGAGCATACTCCAAAGCTGAGTACAGAAGACATACCTGCGATTGCTGTTGCATCTGCTTCACGATGCTTACTTTCGAGCAGATCTTTCTCGTTTCCTGCATCTGCCTCATATTTGAGTCCATTTTCTTCGAAAATTTGCTACGCGGTGCAGTGAACAGTCCTTTGGGGAGGATCCTTAAAAATTCCTCTGAGGTTTCGATGACATTTCCTTCGGGGTCCTCGTTCCAATGCAAATGCTCCGGGAGGTCTGGCAGCGCGGACATCAAGTCATAATAATCTGGAAGCATTCGATCTTCCTCCTGCTCAATGCCTTCGGCCAAGGTCTCTCCAGTCGTCTCAGGTGCTTTTATTTCAGGCCTGGCATCAACGTGCTTGTCAACTTCATTCGATGCCTCCCTTTGGCCTCTGAGCCACCGCCTCATACCAGCTTTGGTTCGCAGGAGAGCCGGCTCATCAGGGTTCAGCTTGTCCCCTTTAAAGAGCCGATGTCTCTCAGCAGCCACGACGGCGCGATCTCTCTTGGTGGCCTGCTTCCAGATCTTATACTCAGGGTCCTCGAACTCGACACCCAAGCCAGACAGTGCACTGTTGTACGCTGGAACAGCAAGCCCAAAATTATCGATATCCATAGTATCCATTTGACTCCCAGTGGCAGCAGCACCCTGACCATTTGAAGTAACGGGCGTCAGGGTTCCGGGGGGTGGTGTTGACAGAGTTCCCGGAATCCCTTCGATCGTTGAATCTTGGGTTGTGCTGGTAGCATCAGACACCGGATTCTTAGTATCGGAAGAAGCTGCCTGAAGACCCTTTGCGGGAGCTTTGCGTCCTGTCGCTGCACCCTTTTTACCCTTTGTCGCGGTTGCTTTCCGCCCTCTGGACGACATGATTGGCTCGTCATCACTCTCTTCAGCGCCATCAAGCTCAGCAAGTTGCAGTCTACGTTCTTCAGCTTCAACCTCTGCGCGATCTCTAATTACGATGTCCGGGATTAAGGGAACAAGCTTTTCTGTCTCTTTCCTCATGTACAAGGCGTGTTTTCGGAGAAAATGATCAGGGTTAGTGTTATACTTCAAACAGTTGGACCAAATCAGGTTGAGATCATCCACGAATTCCTGTTTTGATTTGTATTGAAGAGCTTTGAGCTTCTTTGTCATTGTTCCAAGATCCATAGGCCGCTTGATGACTGTCACACACTATTAGCCTAGAACGTGACCACCCAAGCTGGGGATCTGATCTTACTGGTATAGTAATCCGGCGCATCTCTCTTGTTAACTCTGGTCAAGAAAGCGCTGGAGTGTTCGGTCATGGCCTTGAGCTCGCTCAGTACCTTTTCTGCGGCCTCATAGAGCTCCTCCTGACCGATTTTGTCTTCGCTCGCCCATTTGCTACGGTTCTTTCTGACCTCGCTCATTAAACTGCGCAGTTCAGCATCTGAAGCTTGAACTTCACTGCGCTTCATATCGATCCGGGCGATAAGGTTCTTCAGCGTCAAGCTTGAAGCCCCGAGGTTGGCGCTGCTTAGTGAACCGTATCCTGGTTGACCGTTGGTGGGATTATTGTCATTCCCACTCTGACCTCGCATCTCAGCCTCAACTTGCCTCTCAGACTCTTCCAACCTCTGTTGATCTAACATCGCATCGCGGTCATTTTCCAAAGTGTAGAACATTGTGCGGAAGCTCCTTTTT includes:
- the SPT7 gene encoding Transcriptional activator spt7 (EggNog:ENOG410PG6A~COG:B,K~BUSCO:1161at33183), whose amino-acid sequence is MSLNQHCAWLPPGHLRPPDNQHNAISSANGLSNGPSRPRTPQIPSRANAESSQSGNLILDSDGTPEEDPRVIAFRESYKRTEAKINLLFSNKRVLDVSASVTEPNGAPAEDHAPADSQTEAALVPSRRPARKLDEDDYDEYDDEEDNEPESQAPPSPKSKSTPPVPEIKASPSSPPKPSRTPSLENQKEQKKDLLEDIRKKLEQDKKETEESAKRSFRTMFYTLENDRDAMLDQQRLEESERQVEAEMRGQSGNDNNPTNGQPGYGSLSSANLGASSLTLKNLIARIDMKRSEVQASDAELRSLMSEVRKNRSKWASEDKIGQEELYEAAEKVLSELKAMTEHSSAFLTRVNKRDAPDYYTIIKRPMDLGTMTKKLKALQYKSKQEFVDDLNLIWSNCLKYNTNPDHFLRKHALYMRKETEKLVPLIPDIVIRDRAEVEAEERRLQLAELDGAEESDDEPIMSSRGRKATATKGKKGAATGRKAPAKGLQAASSDTKNPVSDATSTTQDSTIEGIPGTLSTPPPGTLTPVTSNGQGAAATGSQMDTMDIDNFGLAVPAYNSALSGLGVEFEDPEYKIWKQATKRDRAVVAAERHRLFKGDKLNPDEPALLRTKAGMRRWLRGQREASNEVDKHVDARPEIKAPETTGETLAEGIEQEEDRMLPDYYDLMSALPDLPEHLHWNEDPEGNVIETSEEFLRILPKGLFTAPRSKFSKKMDSNMRQMQETRKICSKVSIVKQMQQQSQMYQNQFQKYQPEPLVEQDVHPHVMNDEGPVISPWVCRAALQRSVAKVLYHTGFEEYQPSALDAVTDIAADFFFKIGATLKSYMESPKVASSEQASTSSNQHQWKRPYTQEQMILHTLQSVGTDVETLESYVKDDVDRHGAKLGVIHERLKAHLAELLRPAFNDTAGDGSSAFNDGSEQFIGGDFAEDIDEDFFGFKELGLDKEFGLSSLSVPLHLLQNRMYHAHQAQNLNSSQAVSALFPTPQPYPRISLQTLPQHIGLVQNFFLAKLHANNDEPLVEDLELPPKQRPNAARPRVPASGKIPPLTGQAVTTSPQKRPAPPSSGITAIKSGLSEPSKKKVKKNPSTLGATSADGTDNSHLAGSHSPIKVEPASKLNGIKENGNPTDQKGDVNGVDGAENPTGASQTTLSNDDSMDVDNSNAVNGAAATASVTGRSAPNATAVNGHV